GGGTGGATGAGACCGGGGTCCGGCTCCGCCGCGACCCCTCCGGTTTCGCTGTTCCCGGGAAGAACGACCGGGCTGCGATCCAACCGGACCGTCATGTCTGTGACGGGAGGGGGTTGAGCGATGCGCCCGGGGCCACGTCAAGAAAATGCCTTCCCATCCGGGCGAGACTTCCCTGACGCTGGGCCCCGTTTCGCGTATGTTTTCCGGTACGTTCACGGCCATCGTCACCCCGTTCCGTCGCGGCCTCCTCGATGAGGAGGCCCTCGGACGGTTGATCGAAGCCCAGGTCCGCGGTGGCGTGGATGGGATCGTTCCGGTGGGCACGACCGGGGAGTCCCCCACGCTGGATTGCGAGGAGCACATCCGGGTGGTGGAGCTGTCGGTGCGGCATGCCGCGGGCCGGATCCGGGTCATTGCAGGCACTGGCGGCAATTCCACGCGCGAGGCCATTGATCTCACGCGGCGCGCGGAGGCCGTGGGTGCGGATGCCACGCTCCAGGTGGCGCCGTATTACAACAAGCCCACGCAGGAAGGGTTGTTCCAGCATTTCAAGGCGGTCGCCGGGAGCACGGGCCTGCCGGTGATGCTGTACAGCATCCCCGGGCGGTGTGGCGTGGAGATCGCCGTGGACACCGTGGTCCGCCTCGCCGGGGCGTGCCGAAACGTGGTGTCCCTGAAGGAGGCCGGAGGGTCGTGTGACCGGATCAGTCTGCTGAAGGCCGCGTTGCCGGACCGTTTCTCGCTGCTGAGTGGCGATGACTCGCTGACCCTCCCGTTCATGGCCGTTGGCGCGAGGGGCGTGGTGAGCGTGGCGTCCAATGTCGCCCCCCGACAGGTGTCGGCGATGGTGCGCCGGTTCCTGGAGGGCGACGCCCGGGGGGCCGCCCGGATTCATGCCCGGCTGTTTCCGCTGTTCCGCAATCTGTTCGTCGAGACCAATCCCGCCCCGGTGAAGTCCGCCCTGGAGACGCTCGGATTCCTCCGCGATGGATTGCGCCTGCCGCTCGTGCCGGTCAGCGCCGAGAACCGGCGGTTGATTCGCAGGACCCTCCGTGAGACGGGCGTCCTTCGCGGCGCGCGCTGATCCGCACGCCCCGTCGCGGGTCGCGCCAAGAAAACACCCCGCCTCGGCGGGGTGTTTCGACGGCTCGTCAGGGGAGGGGCCCCCGGACCGTGGATCAGTCAGCCCTGGAATCCCGTCAGCGAACGCGGGAGCTTGCGGCTCCGATGAGCTGCTGGACCGAATCGGCTTGAGGTGCCGTCAATCCCGGGATCCTTGAAAGCTTCTGCAGGGACGCGAGGGCCCCCGAGTAGTCCCTGGAAGACAGCGCTGAAACCACGCTCTGGACGAGCTGGTTGGAGGGAATGTCCGCATTCCTGAACGCCGCGACCAGGGCCGCAGTGTCCAATCCGGCGGCGGGTGCTGCGGGTGCTGCGGGTGCCGGAGCCGTGGTGGAATCGGCGGTGGCCGGGGCATCCTTGTGGGAGCCGGAATGCTGGCAGCCAGCCACGAGGACGACAGCCGCCAGCAGGGAGGGGATCAAGACAAGCTTCATGGTGCGCGAATGGGTGGAACTGCGTGTCACTGAGTAGGATTGAACCACATTTGACAGAACGTCAACAACGGTTGCTCCGCCCCGAAATTGGCATTGGTGGCGCGGTGTGCCGTCGGTAGGCTGTCGCGGACATGAGTTCCATTGCTGCCGACGCGACCATGGCGGTCTTC
Above is a genomic segment from Verrucomicrobiia bacterium containing:
- the dapA gene encoding 4-hydroxy-tetrahydrodipicolinate synthase — its product is MFSGTFTAIVTPFRRGLLDEEALGRLIEAQVRGGVDGIVPVGTTGESPTLDCEEHIRVVELSVRHAAGRIRVIAGTGGNSTREAIDLTRRAEAVGADATLQVAPYYNKPTQEGLFQHFKAVAGSTGLPVMLYSIPGRCGVEIAVDTVVRLAGACRNVVSLKEAGGSCDRISLLKAALPDRFSLLSGDDSLTLPFMAVGARGVVSVASNVAPRQVSAMVRRFLEGDARGAARIHARLFPLFRNLFVETNPAPVKSALETLGFLRDGLRLPLVPVSAENRRLIRRTLRETGVLRGAR